One Tripterygium wilfordii isolate XIE 37 chromosome 10, ASM1340144v1, whole genome shotgun sequence DNA segment encodes these proteins:
- the LOC120007773 gene encoding pleiotropic drug resistance protein 1-like isoform X2, with the protein MAGESIHSGSSNFRRWNSLSLRSNAEIFSISSREDDDEAALKWAALEKLPTFARMRKGLLTTSHGVNEVDTHNLGVQERMGLIGRLVGVTEEDNKKFLLNLKDRFDRVGIDFPTIEIRFENLNIEAEADVGSRTLPTFVNYFVNVLEGFLNSIHILSTRSTHLTILKNVSGIIKPSRMTLLLGPPSSGKTTLLKALAGKLENTLKLSGRVTYNGHCMNEFVAQRTAAYISEHDLHMGELTVRETLAFSARCQGVGMRYDMLSELLRRERKANIKPDHDMDAWMKAVATEGQEINVITDYILKILGLEVCADTMVGDEMIRGISGGQRKRVTTGEMLVGPANVLLMDEISTGLDSSTTFQIVNSLKQFAQILNTTSIISLLQPAPETYDLFDDIILLSDGQIVYQGPRELVLEFFESMGFRCPERKGVADFLQEVTSRKDQKQYWARRDETYHFVTVEEFSEAFQSFHVGRRLGDELTTSFDKSKSHPAALSTEKYGVSKKELLKACFSREFLLMKRNSFVYIFRLTLLMINALIAMSIFFRTTMHQDSINDGGIYTGALFFSVVATIFSGMPELSMTVIKLPVFYKQRDLLFYPSWAYSLPSLILKIPITFVEVSVWVFITYFAIGFDPSVERFFKQYLLLFVLHLTASALFRFVAVLGRNMVVANTFGAFSLAILFALGGMVLSRDNIKVWWLWGYWTSPMMYAQNAIVVNEFLGESWTKVLANSSKPLGVMVLSSRGFFTHAYWYWIGLGALFGYFLLFNANFTLALTFLNPFSKHQTTIRKESHNDAEGSARHKGKKDDEVCGGGNEITRSTSSGPLSFGEAIGEANHTKKTGMILPFEPHSITFDEITYSVDMPQEMKNQGVIEDKLVLLKGISGAFRPGVLTALMGVSGAGKTTLMDVLSGRKTSGYIEGNIKISGYPKKQETFARISGYCEQNDIHSPHVTVHESLIYSAWLRLPPEVDNATRMMFIEEVMELVELNAIRQALVGLPGVNGLSTEQRKRLTIAVELVSNPSTIFMDEPTSGLDARAAAIVMRTVRNTVATGRTVVCTIHQPSIDIFEAFDELILLKRGGQEIYVGPLGHQSCHLIKYFEDIQGVDKIKDGYNPATWMLEVTCSAQEMVLGVDFAEVYRSSELYRRNKDLIQDLSKPSPGSKELHFPTQYSQSFCAQCIACLWKQHWSYWRNRQYTALRFACTAITALMYGSMFWNIGSKVVKQQDLFNAIGSMFVVISFLGVQYASSVQPVVAIERTVFYRERAAGMYSALPYAFAQVVIELPYIFVQATIYGLVVYAMIQFEWTVAKVLWFFFFMYFTLLYYTFYGMMAVALTPNQHIATIMSSTFYGMWNLFSGFVIPRPRIPVWWRWYYWSCPVSWTLYGLLISQFGDLENKLDTGETVEDFLMSYFGYRRDFLGVAAAVVAGFAVMFASIFAFCIKALNFERR; encoded by the exons ATGGCTGGTGAAAGCATACATAGTGGGAGTAGCAATTTTCGAAGATGGAATTCTTTGAGTTTGAGAAGCAATGCTGAGATCTTTTCAATATCTTCGAGAGAAGACGACGATGAAGCAGCTCTGAAGTGGGCTGCACTTGAGAAGTTGCCTACGTTTGCTCGTATGAGGAAAGGCTTATTGACTACATCGCATGGAGTTAATGAAGTCGATACACATAATCTTGGAGTCCAAGAAAGGATGGGACTGATAGGCAGATTGGTAGGAGTTACTGAAGAGGATAACAAAAAGTTTTTGTTGAATCTCAAGGACCGCTTTGACAG AGTTGGAATCGATTTTCCTACAATTGAAATTCGGTTTGAGAATCTAAATATCGAAGCAGAAGCAGATGTTGGAAGCAGGACTCTGCCAACATTTGTCAACTACTTTGTCAATGTGTTAGAG GGATTTTTGAATTCTATCCATATCCTTTCAACTAGAAGCACACACTTGACTATTCTCAAGAATGTTAGTGGAATCATCAAACCATCCAG AATGACTTTGCTATTGGGTCCTCCAAGTTCTGGAAAGACCACGCTTTTAAAGGCTTTGGCTGGAAAGCTCGAAAACACTCTAAAG CTTTCTGGGAGAGTGACATACAATGGCCATTGCATGAATGAGTTTGTGGCCCAAAGAACTGCAGCCTATATCAGTGAGCATGATCTCCATATGGGAGAATTGACAGTGAGGGAAACCTTGGCTTTTTCTGCAAGGTGCCAAGGAGTTGGGATGAGATATG ACATGTTATCAGAATTattaagaagagagagaaaagctaATATTAAGCCTGATCATGATATGGATGCCTGGATGAAG GCAGTAGCAACAGAGGGGCAAGAGATCAATGTGATTACGGATTATATTCTAAAG ATTTTAGGACTAGAAGTCTGTGCAGATACAATGGTAGGGGATGAGATGATAAGGGGTATTTCAGGAGGGCAAAGAAAGCGTGTTACAACAG GTGAGATGCTTGTTGGACCGGCCAATGTGCTGCTTATGGATGAGATATCTACTGGCTTAGACAGCTCAACAACTTTCCAAATTGTGAACTCGTTAAAGCAATTTGCTCAAATTCTTAATACAACATCTATCATCTCTCTTCTCCAACCAGCACCAGAGACATATGATCTATTTGATGATATCATCCTTCTATCAGATGGTCAGATTGTGTACCAGGGTCCTCGTGAACTAGTGCTGGAGTTTTTTGAATCCATGGGTTTCAGGTGCCCGGAAAGAAAAGGGGTGGCTGATTTCTTGCAAGAA GTGACGTCAAGAAAAGACCAGAAGCAATATTGGGCACGTAGAGATGAGACTTATCATTTTGTTACAGTAGAGGAATTCTCGGAGGCGTTCCAGTCGTTTCATGTGGGAAGAAGACTCGGAGATGAGCTTACAACTTCATTTGACAAGAGCAAGAGTCACCCAGCTGCTTTGTCAACCGAAAAATATGGCGTCAGCAAGAAGGAGCTGCTTAAAGCTTGCTTCTCGAGGGAATTTTTGCTCATGAAGAGGAACTCATTTGTTTACATCTTTAGGCTGACCCTG CTCATGATAAATGCGCTGATTGCAATGTCCATCTTTTTTCGGACTAcgatgcatcaagattcaataAATGATGGGGGAATTTACACGGGTGCTTTGTTCTTCTCCGTGGTTGCAACGATATTTAGTGGCATGCCTGAACTTTCCATGACAGTTATAAAGCTTCCTGTGTTTTACAAGCAAAGAGACCTCTTATTCTATCCTTCGTGGGCATATTCTCTTCCTTCATTGATCCTCAAGATCCCTATCACATTTGTAGAAGTCAGTGTCTGGGTCTTTATCACCTATTTTGCCATTGGATTTGACCCTAGCGTTGAAAG GTTTTTCAAACAGTACCTATTGCTCTTCGTTCTTCACCTGACGGCTTCGGCATTGTTCAGATTTGTTGCTGTTTTGGGGAGGAATATGGTAGTTGCTAACACATTTGGGGCATTTTCTCTGGCAATACTTTTTGCCTTAGGAGGCATGGTTCTTTCACGAG ATAATATTAAGGTTTGGTGGCTATGGGGATACTGGACGTCGCCCATGATGTATGCTCAGAATGCAATTGTAGTTAATGAattccttggagagagttggactAAG GTTCTtgcaaactcctccaaaccacTCGGAGTTATGGTTTTGAGTTCACGGGGGTTCTTCACTCACGCATATTGGTATTGGATAGGATTGGGTGCATTATTTGGATACTTTCTACTTTTCAACGCCAATTTCACTCTAGCTCTCACTTTCCTCAATC CGTTTAGCAAGCATCAGACTACTATACGAAAAGAATCTCACAATGATGCTGAAGGTAGTGCTCGTCACAAAGGGAAAAAAGATGATGAAG TGTGTGGAGGTGGAAATGAAATTACGAGAAGCACCTCATCTGGGCCATTGTCCTTCGGAGAGGCCATTGGTGAAGCAAACCATACGAAGAAAACTGGAATGATTCTTCCCTTTGAACCCCACTCAATCACGTTTGATGAAATTACGTACTCCGTTGATATGCCACAG GAAATGAAAAATCAGGGTGTAATTGAGGACAAATTGGTGCTTTTGAAGGGTATAAGTGGTGCTTTCAGGCCTGGTGTTCTAACAGCCTTAATGGGTGTTAGTGGTGCCGGTAAAACTACTTTGATGGATGTTCTGTCTGGAAGGAAAACTAGTGGTTATATTGAGGGAAACATCAAAATTTCAGGGTACCCAAAGAAGCAGGAAACATTTGCTAGAATATCTGGATATTGTGAACAAAATGACATCCACTCTCCACACGTCACTGTGCATGAATCCTTGATCTACTCAGCTTGGCTTCGACTTCCCCCTGAAGTGGACAATGCAACCAGAATG ATGTTCATTGAAGAAGTCATGGAGCTTGTAGAACTGAACGCTATAAGGCAAGCTTTGGTTGGTTTGCCTGGTGTTAATGGTCTGTCAACCGAGCAGCGCAAGAGGCTCACAATTGCTGTTGAGCTAGTGTCTAACCCATCTACTATATTCATGGATGAGCCAACTTCAGGACTGGATGCCAGAGCAGCAGCAATTGTTATGAGAACAGTTCGAAACACGGTGGCCACTGGGCGAACGGTTGTGTGCACAATCCATCAGCCAAGCATTGATATATTTGAAGCTTTTGATGAG CTGATCCTATTGAAGCGAGGAGGACAAGAGATATATGTGGGGCCTCTGGGTCATCAGTCCTGCCATCTAATCAAGTATTTTGAG GATATTCAAGGTGTCGATAAAATTAAAGATGGTTATAATCCAGCCACTTGGATGTTGGAGGTTACTTGTTCAGCACAAGAAATGGTTCTAGGAGTTGATTTTGCTGAAGTTTACAGAAGTTCAGAACTGTACCG GAGAAATAAAGATCTTATTCAGGATCTTAGCAAGCCTTCTCCCGGTTCAAAGGAACTCCATTTTCCAACTCAATACTCACAGTCGTTTTGTGCCCAGTGTATAGCTTGCTTGTGGAAGCAACACTGGTCATACTGGCGCAATCGACAATACACAGCCCTAAGATTTGCCTGCACAGCCATCACAGCGTTGATGTACGGTTCAATGTTCTGGAACATAGGATCCAAAGT GGTAAAGCAGCAAGATCTTTTTAATGCGATAGGTTCAATGTTTGTTGTCATTAGTTTTCTTGGTGTCCAATATGCTTCATCAGTGCAGCCTGTTGTGGCTATCGAAAGAACAGTCTTCTACAGAGAAAGAGCGGCAGGAATGTATTCTGCCTTGCCATATGCCTTTGCCCAG GTTGTAATTGAACTCCCATATATTTTCGTTCAAGCCACAATCTATGGTCTCGTGGTCTACGCAATGATCCAGTTCGAGTGGACTGTGGCTAAAGTCCTttggtttttcttcttcatgtATTTCACATTATTGTACTACACCTTCTATGGCATGATGGCAGTGGCTTTGACACCAAATCAACACATTGCAACCATCATGAGCTCTACATTTTATGGAATGTGGAACCTATTTTCCGGATTCGTGATCCCTAGACCC AGGATTCCTGTGTGGTGGAGATGGTATTACTGGTCATGTCCAGTGTCATGGACCTTGTATGGACTGCTTATATCACAGTTTGGAGACTTGGAGAATAAGCTTGATACTGGTGAAACAGTGGAAGACTTCTTAATGAGCTATTTTGGTTACAGAAGGGATTTTCTTGGAGTTGCTGCAGCTGTGGTGGCTGGATTTGCTGTCATGTTTGCTTCCATTTTTGCCTTCTGTATCAAGGCACTTAATTTTGAGAGGCGGTAG
- the LOC120007773 gene encoding pleiotropic drug resistance protein 1-like isoform X1, whose protein sequence is MAGESIHSGSSNFRRWNSLSLRSNAEIFSISSREDDDEAALKWAALEKLPTFARMRKGLLTTSHGVNEVDTHNLGVQERMGLIGRLVGVTEEDNKKFLLNLKDRFDRVGIDFPTIEIRFENLNIEAEADVGSRTLPTFVNYFVNVLEGFLNSIHILSTRSTHLTILKNVSGIIKPSRMTLLLGPPSSGKTTLLKALAGKLENTLKLSGRVTYNGHCMNEFVAQRTAAYISEHDLHMGELTVRETLAFSARCQGVGMRYDMLSELLRRERKANIKPDHDMDAWMKAVATEGQEINVITDYILKILGLEVCADTMVGDEMIRGISGGQRKRVTTGEMLVGPANVLLMDEISTGLDSSTTFQIVNSLKQFAQILNTTSIISLLQPAPETYDLFDDIILLSDGQIVYQGPRELVLEFFESMGFRCPERKGVADFLQEVTSRKDQKQYWARRDETYHFVTVEEFSEAFQSFHVGRRLGDELTTSFDKSKSHPAALSTEKYGVSKKELLKACFSREFLLMKRNSFVYIFRLTLLMINALIAMSIFFRTTMHQDSINDGGIYTGALFFSVVATIFSGMPELSMTVIKLPVFYKQRDLLFYPSWAYSLPSLILKIPITFVEVSVWVFITYFAIGFDPSVERFFKQYLLLFVLHLTASALFRFVAVLGRNMVVANTFGAFSLAILFALGGMVLSRDNIKVWWLWGYWTSPMMYAQNAIVVNEFLGESWTKVLANSSKPLGVMVLSSRGFFTHAYWYWIGLGALFGYFLLFNANFTLALTFLNPFSKHQTTIRKESHNDAEGSARHKGKKDDEVCGGGNEITRSTSSGPLSFGEAIGEANHTKKTGMILPFEPHSITFDEITYSVDMPQEMKNQGVIEDKLVLLKGISGAFRPGVLTALMGVSGAGKTTLMDVLSGRKTSGYIEGNIKISGYPKKQETFARISGYCEQNDIHSPHVTVHESLIYSAWLRLPPEVDNATRMMFIEEVMELVELNAIRQALVGLPGVNGLSTEQRKRLTIAVELVSNPSTIFMDEPTSGLDARAAAIVMRTVRNTVATGRTVVCTIHQPSIDIFEAFDEVISFVKVIYVLWASFNIKNFEWNSQLILLKRGGQEIYVGPLGHQSCHLIKYFEDIQGVDKIKDGYNPATWMLEVTCSAQEMVLGVDFAEVYRSSELYRRNKDLIQDLSKPSPGSKELHFPTQYSQSFCAQCIACLWKQHWSYWRNRQYTALRFACTAITALMYGSMFWNIGSKVVKQQDLFNAIGSMFVVISFLGVQYASSVQPVVAIERTVFYRERAAGMYSALPYAFAQVVIELPYIFVQATIYGLVVYAMIQFEWTVAKVLWFFFFMYFTLLYYTFYGMMAVALTPNQHIATIMSSTFYGMWNLFSGFVIPRPRIPVWWRWYYWSCPVSWTLYGLLISQFGDLENKLDTGETVEDFLMSYFGYRRDFLGVAAAVVAGFAVMFASIFAFCIKALNFERR, encoded by the exons ATGGCTGGTGAAAGCATACATAGTGGGAGTAGCAATTTTCGAAGATGGAATTCTTTGAGTTTGAGAAGCAATGCTGAGATCTTTTCAATATCTTCGAGAGAAGACGACGATGAAGCAGCTCTGAAGTGGGCTGCACTTGAGAAGTTGCCTACGTTTGCTCGTATGAGGAAAGGCTTATTGACTACATCGCATGGAGTTAATGAAGTCGATACACATAATCTTGGAGTCCAAGAAAGGATGGGACTGATAGGCAGATTGGTAGGAGTTACTGAAGAGGATAACAAAAAGTTTTTGTTGAATCTCAAGGACCGCTTTGACAG AGTTGGAATCGATTTTCCTACAATTGAAATTCGGTTTGAGAATCTAAATATCGAAGCAGAAGCAGATGTTGGAAGCAGGACTCTGCCAACATTTGTCAACTACTTTGTCAATGTGTTAGAG GGATTTTTGAATTCTATCCATATCCTTTCAACTAGAAGCACACACTTGACTATTCTCAAGAATGTTAGTGGAATCATCAAACCATCCAG AATGACTTTGCTATTGGGTCCTCCAAGTTCTGGAAAGACCACGCTTTTAAAGGCTTTGGCTGGAAAGCTCGAAAACACTCTAAAG CTTTCTGGGAGAGTGACATACAATGGCCATTGCATGAATGAGTTTGTGGCCCAAAGAACTGCAGCCTATATCAGTGAGCATGATCTCCATATGGGAGAATTGACAGTGAGGGAAACCTTGGCTTTTTCTGCAAGGTGCCAAGGAGTTGGGATGAGATATG ACATGTTATCAGAATTattaagaagagagagaaaagctaATATTAAGCCTGATCATGATATGGATGCCTGGATGAAG GCAGTAGCAACAGAGGGGCAAGAGATCAATGTGATTACGGATTATATTCTAAAG ATTTTAGGACTAGAAGTCTGTGCAGATACAATGGTAGGGGATGAGATGATAAGGGGTATTTCAGGAGGGCAAAGAAAGCGTGTTACAACAG GTGAGATGCTTGTTGGACCGGCCAATGTGCTGCTTATGGATGAGATATCTACTGGCTTAGACAGCTCAACAACTTTCCAAATTGTGAACTCGTTAAAGCAATTTGCTCAAATTCTTAATACAACATCTATCATCTCTCTTCTCCAACCAGCACCAGAGACATATGATCTATTTGATGATATCATCCTTCTATCAGATGGTCAGATTGTGTACCAGGGTCCTCGTGAACTAGTGCTGGAGTTTTTTGAATCCATGGGTTTCAGGTGCCCGGAAAGAAAAGGGGTGGCTGATTTCTTGCAAGAA GTGACGTCAAGAAAAGACCAGAAGCAATATTGGGCACGTAGAGATGAGACTTATCATTTTGTTACAGTAGAGGAATTCTCGGAGGCGTTCCAGTCGTTTCATGTGGGAAGAAGACTCGGAGATGAGCTTACAACTTCATTTGACAAGAGCAAGAGTCACCCAGCTGCTTTGTCAACCGAAAAATATGGCGTCAGCAAGAAGGAGCTGCTTAAAGCTTGCTTCTCGAGGGAATTTTTGCTCATGAAGAGGAACTCATTTGTTTACATCTTTAGGCTGACCCTG CTCATGATAAATGCGCTGATTGCAATGTCCATCTTTTTTCGGACTAcgatgcatcaagattcaataAATGATGGGGGAATTTACACGGGTGCTTTGTTCTTCTCCGTGGTTGCAACGATATTTAGTGGCATGCCTGAACTTTCCATGACAGTTATAAAGCTTCCTGTGTTTTACAAGCAAAGAGACCTCTTATTCTATCCTTCGTGGGCATATTCTCTTCCTTCATTGATCCTCAAGATCCCTATCACATTTGTAGAAGTCAGTGTCTGGGTCTTTATCACCTATTTTGCCATTGGATTTGACCCTAGCGTTGAAAG GTTTTTCAAACAGTACCTATTGCTCTTCGTTCTTCACCTGACGGCTTCGGCATTGTTCAGATTTGTTGCTGTTTTGGGGAGGAATATGGTAGTTGCTAACACATTTGGGGCATTTTCTCTGGCAATACTTTTTGCCTTAGGAGGCATGGTTCTTTCACGAG ATAATATTAAGGTTTGGTGGCTATGGGGATACTGGACGTCGCCCATGATGTATGCTCAGAATGCAATTGTAGTTAATGAattccttggagagagttggactAAG GTTCTtgcaaactcctccaaaccacTCGGAGTTATGGTTTTGAGTTCACGGGGGTTCTTCACTCACGCATATTGGTATTGGATAGGATTGGGTGCATTATTTGGATACTTTCTACTTTTCAACGCCAATTTCACTCTAGCTCTCACTTTCCTCAATC CGTTTAGCAAGCATCAGACTACTATACGAAAAGAATCTCACAATGATGCTGAAGGTAGTGCTCGTCACAAAGGGAAAAAAGATGATGAAG TGTGTGGAGGTGGAAATGAAATTACGAGAAGCACCTCATCTGGGCCATTGTCCTTCGGAGAGGCCATTGGTGAAGCAAACCATACGAAGAAAACTGGAATGATTCTTCCCTTTGAACCCCACTCAATCACGTTTGATGAAATTACGTACTCCGTTGATATGCCACAG GAAATGAAAAATCAGGGTGTAATTGAGGACAAATTGGTGCTTTTGAAGGGTATAAGTGGTGCTTTCAGGCCTGGTGTTCTAACAGCCTTAATGGGTGTTAGTGGTGCCGGTAAAACTACTTTGATGGATGTTCTGTCTGGAAGGAAAACTAGTGGTTATATTGAGGGAAACATCAAAATTTCAGGGTACCCAAAGAAGCAGGAAACATTTGCTAGAATATCTGGATATTGTGAACAAAATGACATCCACTCTCCACACGTCACTGTGCATGAATCCTTGATCTACTCAGCTTGGCTTCGACTTCCCCCTGAAGTGGACAATGCAACCAGAATG ATGTTCATTGAAGAAGTCATGGAGCTTGTAGAACTGAACGCTATAAGGCAAGCTTTGGTTGGTTTGCCTGGTGTTAATGGTCTGTCAACCGAGCAGCGCAAGAGGCTCACAATTGCTGTTGAGCTAGTGTCTAACCCATCTACTATATTCATGGATGAGCCAACTTCAGGACTGGATGCCAGAGCAGCAGCAATTGTTATGAGAACAGTTCGAAACACGGTGGCCACTGGGCGAACGGTTGTGTGCACAATCCATCAGCCAAGCATTGATATATTTGAAGCTTTTGATGAGGTAATAAGCTTTGTAAAAGTAATCTATGTTCTGTGGGCTTCTTTTAATATAAAGAATTTTGAATGGAATTCACAGCTGATCCTATTGAAGCGAGGAGGACAAGAGATATATGTGGGGCCTCTGGGTCATCAGTCCTGCCATCTAATCAAGTATTTTGAG GATATTCAAGGTGTCGATAAAATTAAAGATGGTTATAATCCAGCCACTTGGATGTTGGAGGTTACTTGTTCAGCACAAGAAATGGTTCTAGGAGTTGATTTTGCTGAAGTTTACAGAAGTTCAGAACTGTACCG GAGAAATAAAGATCTTATTCAGGATCTTAGCAAGCCTTCTCCCGGTTCAAAGGAACTCCATTTTCCAACTCAATACTCACAGTCGTTTTGTGCCCAGTGTATAGCTTGCTTGTGGAAGCAACACTGGTCATACTGGCGCAATCGACAATACACAGCCCTAAGATTTGCCTGCACAGCCATCACAGCGTTGATGTACGGTTCAATGTTCTGGAACATAGGATCCAAAGT GGTAAAGCAGCAAGATCTTTTTAATGCGATAGGTTCAATGTTTGTTGTCATTAGTTTTCTTGGTGTCCAATATGCTTCATCAGTGCAGCCTGTTGTGGCTATCGAAAGAACAGTCTTCTACAGAGAAAGAGCGGCAGGAATGTATTCTGCCTTGCCATATGCCTTTGCCCAG GTTGTAATTGAACTCCCATATATTTTCGTTCAAGCCACAATCTATGGTCTCGTGGTCTACGCAATGATCCAGTTCGAGTGGACTGTGGCTAAAGTCCTttggtttttcttcttcatgtATTTCACATTATTGTACTACACCTTCTATGGCATGATGGCAGTGGCTTTGACACCAAATCAACACATTGCAACCATCATGAGCTCTACATTTTATGGAATGTGGAACCTATTTTCCGGATTCGTGATCCCTAGACCC AGGATTCCTGTGTGGTGGAGATGGTATTACTGGTCATGTCCAGTGTCATGGACCTTGTATGGACTGCTTATATCACAGTTTGGAGACTTGGAGAATAAGCTTGATACTGGTGAAACAGTGGAAGACTTCTTAATGAGCTATTTTGGTTACAGAAGGGATTTTCTTGGAGTTGCTGCAGCTGTGGTGGCTGGATTTGCTGTCATGTTTGCTTCCATTTTTGCCTTCTGTATCAAGGCACTTAATTTTGAGAGGCGGTAG